Below is a genomic region from Spirosoma radiotolerans.
GACATTGGCGTAACCGAGTGGACGTTGAAAAATGGTGTTCGGGTGGTATTGAAGCCAACCACTTTCAAGAACGACCAGATTTTGTTTTCGGCAAGTAGCTTTGGTGGCACTTCGTTGTATGACATGAACGATTTTCAGTCGGCGCGGTTTTCGTCTACGCTGGCGGCTATGGGCGGAACGGGTGAGTACAACCAGATTCAATTGGGCAAATTCCTGTCGGGAAAGCAGGTGAGCGTGTTTCCTTATGTGGGTGAACTGAGCGAAGGCATCAACGGCAGCGCAGCGCCAAAAGACCTGGAAACGGCTCTGCAACTGCTCTACAGCTACTTTACGCAACCGCGCAAAGACCCTGATGTGGTGAAAGGCTTCTTATCAAATCAGCGGAGTGCGCTGCAAAACCGGATAAATACGCCAACGCCACAAGGCGTATTTCAGGATACAGTGACCGTTACGCTGGGCAACAACAATCCCCGGCGACAACCGCTGAAACCCGACGATCTGGATAAAATCGACCTCGACCGGGCGTTGAAAATCTATCAGGAGCGATTCGCCAACGCTGGTGATTTTACATTCTATTTCGTCGGTAATTTTAAAGAAGACCAGCTAAAGCCGCTGGTTGAGAAATACCTTGGCGGCTTACCTGCAACGGGTAAAACCGAAAAGTTTACGGATCTCGGCATTCGCGCACCCAAAGGGCAAATCAGCAAGACGGTTTACAAGGGTGTTGATCCCAAAGCCGCTGTGCAACTGGTTTACACGGGTGACATAACCTGGTCGCCGGAAACGGCTACCCAACTGGATGCGCTGGCCGAAGTGTTGGAAATCAAGCTGATCGAAAAACTTCGAGAAGAGGAGAGTGGCGTATATGGCGTTGGGGCTGCAGCGGCTTATGCCAAGTATCCGGTACCACGCTACACGTTCCGCATCAACTTTGGCTGTGCGCCGGAGAACGTTGAAAAACTCATTGCCAAAACCCAGGAACTGATCAACGATCTCAAACAGAAAGGAGCCTTACCCGCCGACATTGCCAAGTTTAAAGCTGAGACCCGTCGTGAAACCGAAGTACAACTGAAAGACAATCAGTTCTGGCTGGGCTATCTTCAGAATCAGTATTACAATGGCGATGCGCCGGACGAAGTGTTACATGAAAACGAACAACTGGATAAAGTGACGGTTGACAGCACAAAAGCGGCAGCTAATCAGTATTTTGGTTCGAACCTGATCCGGTTAGTGCTGATGCCGGAGAAGAAGCAGTAATAATAAATTGACCCTTATCCGGGACGTTTATACGCTTGGGTAACGGTCAATTTGTTTTATTGATGAGGCCGCCAACATCACGTAAAACCGGCCTCGGGCAGTACCATTGATTTGAGGCTTTTTTGTGCCAGTCTTAGTTGTAAAAATTACTGTTGGCCCGGCTACACCCCAGCGTTGTGCGATGAAATTGAGCCTTGTCAGTGATTGGTAGGTAATTCAGTAATGATCGGCACATCGACCTTGCGAATGGCGGCCAGACCGCCTTCCACATTCACAACATTATCGAAACCCCGAGCCTTCAAAATAGAATTCGCCACCATGGAGCGGTAGCCACCAGCGCAGTGAACATAAACGGGTTCGGTGCGGCTGATTTCGGTCATATGGTCGTTGAGGTTGTCGAGGGATAGGTTTTCGGCTCCTTTAACATGTTCAATGGCAAATTCTGTTGGCTTACGTACATCCACAACTGGGATAGCCGGGTTCTGCTGCCAGCGTTTGCCAAACTCCTCCGCTGAAATTGACTCAATGGTATCAATTTCTTTACCCGCCTGCTTCCAGGCCGAAAAGCCGCCGTCCAAAAAACCAATGCAATGGTCGTACCCAACGCGGGCTAGCCGTAAAACCGTTTCGCTCTCCTGACCGTTGGGGGTCACGAGCGCAATAGGTTGGGTCAGTTCTGGAATCAAAGCACCAACCCAGGGCGCGAACTGTCCATTCAGGCCAATGTTGATCGAGTTAGGAATAAATCCTTTGGCGAAATCAGCCGCATCACGCACGTCCAGAATCAACGCACTAACTTCGTTGACGGCGGCTTCAAATGCAGCGGGCGAGAGTGCCTGGCTACCCCGTTTCATGACTCGGTCGATGGGTTCGTAGCCTTCTTTGTTAAGCCGGGCGTTCTCGGCAAAATAAGCTGGAGCCGCCGTTAGGCCGTCAAGTACTTTCTCAATAAACTCAGCCTTTGATGTAGCTCGGAGTGCGTAATTGAACCGTTTCTGGTTGCCAAGCGTATCCGTCGTTTCCTTGCTCATGTTTTTCCCACAGGCCGAACCGGCTCCGTGGGCCGGGTACACAATCACATCATCGGCAAGGGGCATAATTTTGGTCTGAAGGCTGTCATAGAGCATACCAGCCAGATCTCGTTCGGTCAAATCACCTTTAATGGCCAGATCCGGCCGACCAACATCACCAATGAAGAGTGTATCACCGGTGAAAATTGCCCACTCTTTTCCTGTTTCGTCGATGAGCAGGTACGTCGTTGATTCGGGTGTATGGCCGGGAGTGTGTAACACTTTTATGGTTACATCGCCCAGCGCAAACATTTCGCCATCGGTTGCGTGGTAGGCTTCGTACCTGGTTCTGGCAGTGGGGCCGTAGACGATGGTTGCGCCCGTCTTTTTAGCCAGGTCGAGATGGCCTGAGACAAAATCGGCGTGAAAATGTGTCTCGAAAACATACTTAACTGTTGCCCCTGCCTTCTCGGCTTTCCGAATGTAGGGCGAGGTTTCGCGAAGCGGATCAATAATGGCGGCTTCGCCGTTGCTTTCGATGTAATAGGCTCCATGAGCCAGACAGCCCGTGTAGAGTTGTTCGATAATCATACGTCATGCGGACATCTTGCCCACGTTTTTGGGTCGTATTGGTGTGGACCAGATGTCCACCCTACAGCAATTCCCGGCTAATCATATAAACGGCTACCACCAGCACAAACCAACCAAACCCTTTCTTGAGTTTGTCGGGCGCAACGAATTGAGCCAGGTACATTCCGATGAATATACCAACGATGGATAAACCCGTAAAAGGCAACAGAAAATTCCAGTTCAGATCAGTGTGGTGAATATCACCCAAAAAGCCAACGATTGAATTGACGGCAATAATGAGCACTGATGTTGCCACGGCCCGCTGAACGGGTAAGCCCGCCAAGAGGACCAGCATAGGAACGATTAAAAAACCACCACCTGCGCCAATGGTACCCGTGAGCAAGCCAACTGCCAGACCATCGAGCCCCAGGCTGCTATATCGTGGACGCCCATCGGCCGCTTCACCCTGCTCGGGCCGGTCATTGCGAATCATAGCTCGGGCCGCAATGATCATAACAATCGCAAAAAAGTAAAGAATTGCCTGACTCTTTGACAAAATAAAGTGCTCGAATTGAAAGAGCGGATCGGGCAATGCCGGAACCAGAAACCGGCGACTCAGATAGACGGAAATAAACGATGGCAAGGCAAAAGCGGTCGTTACCCGTAGATCGACCCGCTTGTTCCATATATGGTTTATGGAGCCAACTATTGAGGTGGCCCCCACGACAAACAGCGAATATGTTGTCGACAGTACGGCGGGTACATGAAAGACGTAAACAAATATGGGCACCGTCAGAATGGAGCCCCCGCCCCCGGCCAGTCCAATAACTAAACCCACTAATACCGATGATGCATATCCAAATAGTTCGGTTGATGTCATGTTGTAACGTAACTCTTTTGCTGGGCAATCGTTCCGCCAAAGGAGGTTGCTGCTTTGATCGATTCAGCGAGCGCCGTTGTCGGCCAGCAAATATAGGAGCATGAGCCAATTAGGGCATCATGAACACAGACCGAATGGCCAGGGAAACAGCAGACGGGTTAAATGCTCCATAAACAGAAAATGGCCCCCAACAAGTTGCTGAGGGCCATCTTTACGAAAAGCTAATGGAAGAAGTTTACTCTTCTACAGGCTTATTCAAATGGCTATGTTTGCGGCTATAGGTAAAATAGACGATAAGTCCAATTACGCACCAGATCACGAACGAAATCTTGGTATCGGTCCGTAGGTTGTACATTAAGTACAGATTGGCCAGAATACCAAGCGTGGCAATAACGGGTAGCAAGGGGGTTCGATAGGGGCGCTCCAGATTGGGTTCACGGACCCGTAACAACCAAACAGCACCGCAGATCATGGCAAAGGCCAGCAACGTTCCGGAACTGGTCAATTCGGATACTTTGTCGATGGGCGTTAAAGCAGCGACAATCGATACGATAATACCAACTAAAATTGTGCTCTTCCAGGGTGTTTTAAACTTGGGGTGAATGGACGCAAACAAGCCCGGTGGAATCAGGCCATCTTTCGCCATACCCAGGAAGACCCGTGTCTGGCCAAGCATCATCACGAGCATAACGGATGTTAATCCACCCAAAGCAGCAATGGTGATGATGTAAACAGCCCATGTTAGGCCCTTATCGGCGAATGCCTGCGCAACGGGGGCTTTCAGGTCGAGGTCTTTAAACGGCACCATGCCCGTCAGAACCAGCGAAACCAGAATGTAGAGTACGGTACAAATGATAAGCGAGGCAATAATGGCGAAGGGTACGTCTTTCTTGGGGTTGATGGCTTCACCCGCCTGGGTCGAAACCGCATCAAAGCCAATGTACGCAAAGAAGACTATGCTGGCGGCTGTGACAATACCATTGAAGCCATAATGCTGCTGGCCTGTTTTATCAATAACGGGTTCAGGCAGGAACGGATGCCAGTTGGTCGTATCCACATAAAACGCACCGGCGATAATCACGAAAATAACCACGGCTACCTTAACGATTACGATAATGTTGTTGGTGCTGGCAGCCTCTTTGATACCGCGGACCAGAATGTAGGTTACGACAAGGACAATCAGGAACGCGGGCAGGTTGAAGGCAAATGAAAAGTCTGGAACGGCCACACCTGTAGCCCGCAGGGCGGCTGCTTTTTCCTGTGCTGTAACCGGGTCGTTCATTAACCAGATCGGTGGTTCGATATGAAACAGGTGAAGCAGTTTTTCAAAGTAACCTGACCAGCTCACGGCCACCGTTGTGGCGCCCATCATGTATTCGAGAATCAGGTTCCAGCCAATGAGCCAGGCAAAAATTTCGCCAACGGTTCCGTATGAGTAGGCATAGGCTGAGCCTTCAACGGGCAGAATGGAGGCAAACTCAGCGTAGCAGAGTGCCGCAAACGTACAGGCAACCCCGGCCAGCACGAAGGATAAAGCCAGCGCCGGGCCAGCCCAGTCGTGAGCAGCAATACCTGTCAATACAAAAATACCGCCACCAATGACGGCGCCAATGCCCAGGGATGTTAACCCCCAGCGGGTCAGTACCCGTTTAAGTTCACTTTTTTTCATGTCGGCTTCATAAGCCGCCAGGGGCTTCTTACGCCAGACACTTGTATCAACAGGTTTTAGTTTGGTCTCCATGTAGGAAGAATTAGAGTTTGGTGAAAGTGCCGATCAGGAAAAGATTCTTGAGGAATTAGGCGAAATATACGAAATTAAATGAGCGAAAGAGCGAAGGAGTGAAAGAGCGCAGAAAACGGTTGAGAATCTTTCGCTCTTTCACTCCTTCGCTCTTTCGCTCATTTACATTATGATTGCGAAGGCCGAATCAACGGTTTTTTGTCTTTCTTTTCCTTCTTTGCCGTAAACTCTTCAGGCGTAGCGGGTGCTGCGCTGGTGAAGTCGGCCGGAACAGCATCGAAGCCCGTTTTCTTTTCGGCAGCGATGACAGTTGGTGAGATCGTTTCCTTCCCCTGAGCACTGGTTAGGGCATCAACCACAATTGGCGTAGCCACGAACAGGGACGAATACGTACCTACGATAACCCCGATCAACATGGCGAACGAGAAACCACGAATTGTTTCACCACCAAAAATGAACAGAACCAGCAGTACCAGAATCGTTGAAAAACCCGTTACGGCCGTACGGCTTAGCGTACTGTTCAGCGCGTTATTAATGATTGTCGCAATCGACTCTTTCTTGCCTTTATTTTCGGCCAGGTACTCCCGTACCCGGTCGAACACAACCACGGTATCGTTCATCGAGTAACCCATGATTGTTAGCAGAGCCCCTACAAACGCCTGGTCTACGTCCAGTGAGAAAGGCAGAATGCCGTTGAATATGGAGAAGATAGCCAAGATGATCAAGACATCGTGGAACATCGCCACAACAGCACCATAACCAAATGCCAGCTTTTTGAAGCGGATCAGGATATAGACGAACACAACCGCTACGGCCAGTAAAATAGACCACAGCGCCGATGTCAGCAGGT
It encodes:
- a CDS encoding MBL fold metallo-hydrolase, translating into MIIEQLYTGCLAHGAYYIESNGEAAIIDPLRETSPYIRKAEKAGATVKYVFETHFHADFVSGHLDLAKKTGATIVYGPTARTRYEAYHATDGEMFALGDVTIKVLHTPGHTPESTTYLLIDETGKEWAIFTGDTLFIGDVGRPDLAIKGDLTERDLAGMLYDSLQTKIMPLADDVIVYPAHGAGSACGKNMSKETTDTLGNQKRFNYALRATSKAEFIEKVLDGLTAAPAYFAENARLNKEGYEPIDRVMKRGSQALSPAAFEAAVNEVSALILDVRDAADFAKGFIPNSINIGLNGQFAPWVGALIPELTQPIALVTPNGQESETVLRLARVGYDHCIGFLDGGFSAWKQAGKEIDTIESISAEEFGKRWQQNPAIPVVDVRKPTEFAIEHVKGAENLSLDNLNDHMTEISRTEPVYVHCAGGYRSMVANSILKARGFDNVVNVEGGLAAIRKVDVPIITELPTNH
- a CDS encoding sulfite exporter TauE/SafE family protein — encoded protein: MTSTELFGYASSVLVGLVIGLAGGGGSILTVPIFVYVFHVPAVLSTTYSLFVVGATSIVGSINHIWNKRVDLRVTTAFALPSFISVYLSRRFLVPALPDPLFQFEHFILSKSQAILYFFAIVMIIAARAMIRNDRPEQGEAADGRPRYSSLGLDGLAVGLLTGTIGAGGGFLIVPMLVLLAGLPVQRAVATSVLIIAVNSIVGFLGDIHHTDLNWNFLLPFTGLSIVGIFIGMYLAQFVAPDKLKKGFGWFVLVVAVYMISRELL
- a CDS encoding APC family permease, whose amino-acid sequence is METKLKPVDTSVWRKKPLAAYEADMKKSELKRVLTRWGLTSLGIGAVIGGGIFVLTGIAAHDWAGPALALSFVLAGVACTFAALCYAEFASILPVEGSAYAYSYGTVGEIFAWLIGWNLILEYMMGATTVAVSWSGYFEKLLHLFHIEPPIWLMNDPVTAQEKAAALRATGVAVPDFSFAFNLPAFLIVLVVTYILVRGIKEAASTNNIIVIVKVAVVIFVIIAGAFYVDTTNWHPFLPEPVIDKTGQQHYGFNGIVTAASIVFFAYIGFDAVSTQAGEAINPKKDVPFAIIASLIICTVLYILVSLVLTGMVPFKDLDLKAPVAQAFADKGLTWAVYIITIAALGGLTSVMLVMMLGQTRVFLGMAKDGLIPPGLFASIHPKFKTPWKSTILVGIIVSIVAALTPIDKVSELTSSGTLLAFAMICGAVWLLRVREPNLERPYRTPLLPVIATLGILANLYLMYNLRTDTKISFVIWCVIGLIVYFTYSRKHSHLNKPVEE